A single Thermaerobacter sp. FW80 DNA region contains:
- the aroB gene encoding 3-dehydroquinate synthase, whose protein sequence is MTAPPALRVVLVGMMGAGKTTVGRALAARMGWAFLDLDDLIEQETGETVAALFAREGEPGFRAREERALATALSLERVVIAAGGGVVLSPRNRDRLAREPWVFWLEAPPEELARRLRGAGAARRPLLAAAPREGGAVRGERGAVGPADGAARGESADAGPAGGDAGSAGAARAEGGDPMPAGAAASPAPAASSPRGPRGSPTDDLAARLAALLGQRAPLYAAVARHRVPTAGWAPEAVACAIHRRLPAVPRSPGAPRHRPTPSVTPAAPDLVVEAGAARYPVWVRPGTVGPGGAADLVPLVAAVAGTGSDGSRDASPGLAGSSDPPVAAVPGAAARPGRAGSRPPQDAAPLVACRADPEPRPGSAERPPVALLVSDPVVASLYGHGVAAALEAVGFRVARAVVPAGEEAKSLAWASALYDRLVEAGAGRDAWVFALGGGVVGDLAGFVAATYMRGIAFAQLPTTLLAQVDASAGGKVAVNHPRAKNLIGAFHQPRLVVADPATLATQPWPAYRGGLAEMVKHALLDGDPHLAALEAAVPQLLDRDPQQLAPLIARSVAVKARVVARDPEERGPRAVLNLGHTVAHALEAAAGYRVPHGDAVAAGLAVELELASRLGMAPPALADRVRSLLGRLDLPLTLAEACRAWEVPPPDPEAVLARLRYDKKNRRGRVRFALLAGPGEVTLRDDVPAALVEELVRRSLAGASRV, encoded by the coding sequence GTGACCGCCCCCCCTGCCCTGCGCGTCGTCCTGGTCGGCATGATGGGCGCCGGGAAGACCACGGTCGGCCGCGCCCTGGCGGCCCGGATGGGTTGGGCCTTCCTGGACCTGGACGACCTGATCGAACAGGAGACCGGGGAGACGGTGGCGGCGCTCTTCGCCCGGGAGGGCGAGCCGGGCTTCCGCGCCCGGGAGGAACGGGCCCTGGCCACGGCCCTCTCCCTGGAGCGGGTGGTGATCGCCGCCGGCGGCGGCGTGGTCCTGTCGCCACGGAACCGGGATCGCCTGGCCCGCGAACCCTGGGTGTTCTGGCTCGAGGCGCCGCCGGAGGAGCTCGCCCGGCGGCTGCGGGGTGCAGGCGCGGCGCGGCGGCCGCTCCTGGCCGCCGCGCCGCGGGAGGGCGGTGCCGTGCGGGGCGAGCGCGGCGCCGTGGGCCCGGCGGACGGTGCCGCGCGGGGTGAGAGCGCCGACGCGGGGCCGGCGGGCGGCGACGCGGGGTCGGCGGGCGCCGCGCGGGCCGAGGGCGGCGACCCGATGCCGGCGGGCGCCGCCGCAAGCCCGGCCCCGGCGGCCTCGTCCCCCCGCGGGCCGCGGGGGTCGCCGACCGACGACCTGGCCGCCCGGCTGGCCGCCCTCCTCGGCCAGCGGGCACCGCTGTACGCCGCCGTGGCCCGCCATCGCGTGCCGACCGCCGGCTGGGCGCCGGAGGCGGTGGCCTGCGCGATCCACCGGCGGTTGCCCGCCGTCCCCCGGTCGCCCGGCGCCCCTCGGCACCGCCCGACGCCGTCGGTGACCCCCGCGGCACCGGACCTGGTGGTCGAGGCCGGTGCGGCCCGCTACCCCGTCTGGGTGCGGCCCGGGACCGTGGGACCGGGAGGTGCCGCCGACCTGGTGCCGCTGGTGGCCGCCGTCGCCGGGACGGGGTCCGACGGGAGCCGGGATGCGTCGCCGGGATTGGCCGGTTCGTCCGATCCGCCGGTCGCCGCCGTCCCCGGTGCGGCTGCCCGCCCGGGGCGGGCCGGAAGCCGCCCACCGCAGGACGCGGCGCCCCTAGTCGCCTGCCGCGCGGACCCGGAGCCGCGACCCGGGTCGGCGGAGCGCCCGCCCGTCGCCCTGCTGGTCAGCGACCCCGTGGTGGCATCCCTGTACGGCCACGGCGTCGCCGCCGCCCTCGAGGCGGTGGGCTTCCGCGTGGCCCGGGCGGTGGTGCCCGCCGGCGAGGAGGCCAAGTCGCTGGCCTGGGCTTCCGCCCTCTACGACCGGCTGGTGGAGGCCGGCGCTGGGCGCGACGCATGGGTCTTCGCCCTGGGCGGCGGCGTGGTGGGCGACCTGGCCGGGTTCGTCGCGGCCACCTACATGCGCGGGATCGCCTTCGCCCAACTGCCCACCACGCTGCTGGCCCAGGTGGACGCCAGCGCCGGCGGCAAGGTGGCGGTCAACCACCCGCGCGCCAAGAACCTGATCGGCGCCTTCCACCAGCCGCGCCTGGTGGTGGCGGACCCGGCCACCCTGGCGACCCAGCCGTGGCCCGCCTACCGGGGCGGGCTGGCCGAGATGGTCAAGCACGCGCTGCTGGACGGCGACCCGCACCTGGCCGCGCTGGAGGCGGCGGTGCCGCAGCTGCTGGACCGGGATCCCCAGCAGCTGGCGCCGCTGATCGCGCGCTCCGTCGCCGTGAAGGCGCGGGTCGTCGCCCGCGACCCGGAGGAACGCGGCCCCCGCGCCGTCCTCAATCTGGGCCACACCGTGGCCCACGCCCTGGAGGCGGCGGCGGGCTATCGGGTCCCCCACGGCGACGCCGTGGCCGCCGGCCTCGCCGTGGAACTGGAGCTGGCCAGCCGGCTGGGCATGGCGCCGCCCGCCCTGGCCGACCGGGTGCGGAGCCTGCTGGGCCGGCTGGACCTGCCCCTCACCCTGGCCGAGGCCTGCCGGGCCTGGGAGGTGCCGCCGCCCGACCCCGAGGCCGTCCTGGCCCGCCTGCGGTACGACAAGAAGAACCGGCGCGGACGCGTACGGTTCGCCCTGCTGGCCGGCCCGGGCGAGGTGACGCTGCGCGACGACGTGCCCGCCGCCCTGGTTGAGGAGCTGGTGCGGCGTTCCCTGGCCGGCGCATCGCGGGTCTGA
- a CDS encoding chorismate synthase, with product MALRLLTAGESHGPGLVAVLEGIPYGLPLTAADIDRDLARRQRGYGRGGRMKIERDRVRILGGVRHGRTLGSPIALWIPNRDWENWRLAMAVDPPQAALVDLAAADLPPLPPEPGAATGAPLPEAGDPRDRPEGPPGGPWPPTGAGAPTGAAPDPSAADGGSLEPGRAGGQPGRPRPPADGRLEPVTRPRPGHADLAGALKYGARDIRDILERASARETAARVAAGAVARKFLGLFGVRIQSYVLRIGEVAIPSPVLTYGEGGRPPVDPDRLAAATEASPVRCPDPDASRRMVEAIRAAGQAGDTLGGVFEVLVTGVPVGLGSHVTGDRRLEGRLAGALMALNAIKGVEVGLGFAAAALPGSQVHDPIGYRPPDAAPPPPGIPAEAAQAGADGWRGPTAGFFRHRNGAGGIEGGISNGEPLVLRAAMKPIATLRRRLPSADLLTGAPFAAHHERSDVCAVPAAAVVAEALVALELAAAWLEKFGGDSIEDVQRNYAAYCRRLANWARPRDGVPTPDAPGHGGPGRGSA from the coding sequence TTGGCCCTGCGGTTGCTCACCGCCGGCGAGTCCCACGGCCCCGGTCTGGTGGCGGTGCTGGAGGGCATCCCCTACGGCCTGCCCCTGACCGCGGCCGACATCGACCGCGACCTGGCCCGACGCCAGCGCGGCTACGGCCGCGGCGGCCGGATGAAGATCGAGCGCGACCGGGTGCGGATCCTCGGCGGGGTGCGCCACGGTCGGACGCTGGGTAGCCCCATCGCCCTGTGGATCCCCAACCGGGACTGGGAGAACTGGCGCCTGGCGATGGCCGTCGACCCGCCGCAGGCGGCCCTCGTCGACCTCGCCGCGGCGGACCTCCCCCCGCTGCCGCCCGAGCCCGGCGCAGCCACCGGCGCCCCCCTGCCCGAGGCCGGCGACCCCCGCGACCGGCCGGAAGGCCCGCCCGGCGGCCCGTGGCCACCCACCGGCGCCGGCGCCCCGACCGGCGCCGCGCCGGATCCCTCGGCGGCGGACGGCGGGTCCCTGGAGCCCGGCCGTGCGGGGGGCCAACCTGGCCGCCCTCGTCCGCCCGCGGACGGGCGACTCGAGCCCGTCACCCGGCCCCGTCCCGGCCACGCCGACCTGGCCGGAGCCCTCAAGTACGGGGCGCGGGACATCCGCGACATCCTCGAGCGGGCCAGCGCCCGGGAGACGGCGGCGCGGGTGGCGGCCGGCGCGGTGGCCCGCAAGTTCCTCGGCCTCTTCGGCGTGCGGATCCAGAGTTACGTCCTGCGCATCGGCGAGGTGGCGATCCCCTCGCCCGTCCTGACCTACGGCGAGGGGGGCCGGCCGCCCGTGGACCCCGACCGGCTGGCGGCGGCCACCGAGGCCTCGCCCGTGCGCTGCCCCGACCCCGACGCCTCCCGGCGCATGGTGGAGGCCATCCGCGCCGCCGGCCAGGCGGGCGACACCCTGGGTGGCGTCTTCGAGGTGCTGGTCACCGGCGTCCCGGTGGGGCTCGGCAGCCACGTCACCGGCGACCGGCGGCTCGAAGGCCGCCTGGCCGGCGCCCTGATGGCCCTGAACGCCATCAAGGGCGTCGAGGTCGGTCTGGGCTTCGCCGCCGCCGCCCTACCCGGATCCCAGGTGCACGACCCCATCGGCTATCGCCCGCCGGACGCGGCCCCGCCGCCTCCGGGCATCCCCGCCGAGGCCGCGCAGGCGGGGGCCGATGGATGGCGCGGCCCGACGGCCGGGTTCTTCCGCCATCGCAACGGGGCAGGCGGGATCGAGGGCGGCATCAGCAACGGCGAGCCCCTGGTGCTGCGGGCGGCGATGAAGCCCATCGCCACCCTGCGCCGCCGCCTGCCCTCGGCCGACCTCCTGACGGGCGCGCCCTTCGCGGCCCACCACGAGCGCTCCGACGTCTGCGCGGTCCCCGCGGCCGCGGTGGTGGCGGAGGCGCTGGTGGCCCTGGAGCTGGCCGCCGCTTGGCTGGAGAAGTTCGGCGGCGACAGCATCGAGGACGTCCAGCGCAACTACGCCGCCTACTGCCGGCGCCTGGCCAACTGGGCGCGCCCCCGGGACGGGGTCCCCACCCCGGATGCGCCAGGACACGGCGGCCCAGGGAGGGGGTCCGCGTGA
- a CDS encoding shikimate dehydrogenase produces the protein MTADRKPTVALPAAEADGGPAPAAPAGTLRRRVAVIGHPVGHSLSPVMHAAAFRAVGLPWSYEPWDVPPGGLPAALDALRADPRWVGVNLTIPHKEAALPLLDRVDPAARRVGAVNTVVREDGGVLVGYNTDGIGFLRDLEEHGLPADRLAGRRALVLGAGGAARAVASALLTAGMAVIVANRTLGRALQLVEDLAAGDGAGEPTAAPGDDAGHRPDGSGAAASGTGARAGAGDGDRGPSPALRAVALDDPSLPDLAAGCLLVVNATSAGMPPQADVDPLPPACAPRPGQVFYDLVYRPAVTPFLARAAAAGARAIGGIGMLLHQGAAAFERWTNRPAPLEAMRAALRAALAEPAGPAPAGSASA, from the coding sequence ATGACCGCCGACCGCAAGCCGACCGTCGCCCTCCCCGCTGCGGAGGCAGACGGCGGACCCGCCCCGGCCGCCCCGGCCGGCACCCTTCGCCGCCGGGTGGCCGTGATCGGCCATCCCGTGGGTCACAGCCTGTCGCCGGTGATGCACGCCGCGGCCTTCCGGGCGGTGGGCCTGCCCTGGTCCTACGAGCCGTGGGACGTGCCACCGGGCGGGCTGCCGGCCGCCCTGGACGCGCTGCGGGCCGACCCCCGCTGGGTCGGGGTCAACCTCACCATCCCCCACAAGGAGGCGGCCCTCCCGCTGCTGGACCGGGTCGACCCGGCGGCCCGGCGGGTGGGGGCCGTCAACACCGTGGTGCGGGAGGACGGCGGCGTGCTGGTCGGGTACAACACCGACGGCATCGGCTTCCTGCGCGATCTGGAGGAACACGGCCTGCCGGCCGACCGCCTGGCGGGCCGCCGCGCCCTGGTGCTGGGCGCCGGCGGCGCCGCCCGCGCGGTGGCCTCCGCCCTGCTCACGGCGGGCATGGCGGTGATCGTCGCCAACCGGACCCTGGGCCGGGCGCTGCAGCTGGTCGAAGACCTCGCCGCCGGCGACGGCGCGGGCGAACCCACCGCGGCCCCGGGCGACGACGCCGGGCACCGGCCGGACGGCTCCGGCGCGGCGGCGTCGGGCACCGGGGCGAGGGCCGGGGCCGGGGATGGGGACCGCGGCCCGAGCCCCGCCCTCCGGGCCGTGGCCCTGGACGACCCGAGCCTGCCGGACCTGGCGGCCGGGTGCCTGCTGGTGGTGAATGCCACCAGCGCGGGGATGCCTCCCCAGGCGGACGTCGATCCCCTGCCCCCCGCCTGCGCGCCCCGGCCCGGTCAGGTGTTCTACGACCTGGTGTACCGGCCCGCGGTGACGCCCTTCCTGGCCCGGGCAGCCGCCGCCGGCGCCCGGGCCATCGGCGGCATCGGCATGTTGCTCCACCAGGGAGCCGCCGCCTTCGAGCGGTGGACGAACCGGCCCGCGCCCCTGGAAGCCATGCGCGCCGCGCTGCGGGCGGCCCTGGCGGAGCCGGCCGGGCCGGCCCCGGCCGGCTCCGCCAGCGCCTGA
- the aroA gene encoding 3-phosphoshikimate 1-carboxyvinyltransferase — translation MSEPISSSLPTRASGPGGVAGPGGVARVRPARDLAGTVRVPGDKSISHRAAMLAAAAGGRVTLEGYAPGRDAASTLACLAALGVAVTRPAADRVVVEGPGIDGWQAPAAPLDAGNSGTTMRLLLGLLATRPFAATLTGDASLCRRPMGRVVEPLRRMGAQIEGRDGGRRAPLRVRGGALRGIHHDSPVASAQVKSALLLAGLFAEGRTSVREPALSRDHTERMLPLFGVPVRRDDLTVAVEGGRPLRAPARVSIPGDPSAAAFYLAAAVLCPGSRVVVPGVGVNPTRIGFLEVLEAMGARIRMRIRDEAASPAGDGPTGPVGEPVADLIAEASDLRAVAVGGELIPRLIDEIPILAVLATQARGTTRIRDAAELRVKETDRLRALAEELRRLGARVDEHPDGLDVHGPTPLRGAACDARGDHRMAMALAVAGLAADGETAIVGAACAAVSDPDFFVNLRRLGAAVDGPDDAAADAVRATGTAADGAIQPEGSASP, via the coding sequence ATGTCGGAGCCCATCTCGTCGTCCCTGCCCACCAGGGCGAGCGGCCCCGGCGGCGTCGCCGGCCCCGGCGGCGTCGCCCGGGTGCGGCCGGCCCGCGACCTGGCGGGCACCGTGCGGGTGCCGGGCGACAAGTCCATCTCCCATCGGGCGGCCATGCTGGCGGCGGCCGCGGGGGGCCGGGTGACCCTGGAGGGCTACGCGCCGGGGCGGGATGCCGCGTCCACCCTGGCGTGCCTGGCCGCCCTGGGCGTCGCCGTCACGCGGCCCGCGGCGGACCGGGTGGTGGTCGAGGGACCCGGCATCGACGGCTGGCAGGCCCCGGCGGCACCCCTGGACGCCGGCAACTCCGGCACCACCATGCGCCTCCTCCTGGGGCTGCTCGCCACCCGCCCCTTCGCCGCCACCCTGACGGGCGACGCGTCCCTCTGCCGTCGCCCCATGGGCCGGGTGGTGGAGCCCTTGCGCCGCATGGGGGCGCAGATCGAAGGGCGCGACGGCGGCCGGCGGGCGCCGCTGCGCGTCCGGGGCGGCGCCCTGCGCGGGATCCACCACGACAGCCCGGTGGCCAGCGCCCAGGTCAAGAGCGCCCTGCTGCTGGCCGGGCTGTTCGCCGAGGGACGAACCAGCGTGCGGGAGCCCGCCCTGTCCCGCGACCACACCGAGCGCATGCTGCCCCTGTTCGGCGTGCCCGTCCGGCGCGACGACCTGACGGTCGCGGTGGAGGGCGGCCGCCCGCTCCGTGCCCCGGCCCGGGTGTCGATCCCCGGCGACCCCTCGGCGGCGGCCTTCTACCTGGCGGCGGCGGTCCTCTGCCCGGGCAGCCGGGTGGTGGTGCCGGGGGTCGGCGTCAATCCCACGCGGATCGGATTCCTGGAGGTCCTCGAGGCCATGGGCGCCCGGATCCGGATGCGCATCCGCGATGAAGCGGCGTCGCCCGCGGGCGACGGCCCCACCGGACCGGTGGGCGAGCCGGTGGCCGACCTGATCGCCGAGGCGTCGGACCTGCGGGCCGTGGCCGTGGGCGGCGAGCTGATCCCGCGCCTGATCGACGAGATCCCCATCCTGGCCGTCCTGGCCACCCAGGCCCGCGGCACCACCCGCATCCGCGACGCCGCCGAGCTGCGGGTCAAGGAGACCGACCGCCTGCGGGCCCTGGCGGAGGAGCTGCGCCGCCTGGGGGCGCGGGTGGACGAGCACCCGGACGGCTTGGACGTCCACGGCCCCACCCCCCTGCGGGGCGCCGCCTGCGACGCCCGCGGCGACCATCGCATGGCCATGGCGCTGGCCGTGGCGGGGCTGGCGGCGGACGGGGAGACGGCGATCGTCGGCGCGGCGTGCGCCGCCGTCTCCGACCCGGACTTCTTCGTCAACCTGCGCCGCCTCGGCGCCGCGGTGGACGGGCCCGACGACGCCGCGGCGGACGCCGTCCGGGCCACGGGGACCGCGGCCGACGGCGCCATCCAGCCGGAGGGGAGCGCATCGCCATGA
- a CDS encoding prephenate dehydrogenase, translated as MAAGDPAAATDPAGGSPPVHAAPGGPGARGAGGDGEPGGLAAWRRRTLAVVGLGQIGGSLVAAVRSRVRRVIGIDRDPAAVEHALRAGHIDAGSSGDLGPVAEADAVVIAVPVGAIPDVLAAARPHLRPGVLLTDTGSVKAPVMRAAQRLVPPDVPFVGGHPMAGTERWGPAATDADLFRGHTWVLTPAPPWGPAAAAAWVPLLEAAGARVLCMDPREHDRHVALTSHLPLVVAAALAATARRGAGDLPHLRRLVAGGFRDTTRVAAGNPEVGRDMLRANWDQVAPWLAALRDELDRLADAAARGDDAALYRYLDDARRFRAAVLADPSRTGSSGR; from the coding sequence GTGGCGGCCGGCGACCCCGCGGCGGCGACGGACCCCGCCGGTGGCAGCCCGCCGGTCCACGCCGCGCCCGGGGGACCGGGTGCGCGGGGCGCAGGCGGCGACGGGGAGCCCGGCGGTCTCGCCGCCTGGCGCCGGCGGACCCTGGCGGTGGTCGGCCTGGGGCAGATCGGCGGCTCGCTGGTGGCGGCCGTGCGGTCGCGGGTGCGGCGGGTGATCGGCATCGACCGGGACCCGGCGGCCGTGGAGCACGCCCTGCGGGCCGGCCACATCGACGCCGGTTCGTCCGGCGACCTCGGGCCGGTGGCCGAGGCCGACGCCGTGGTGATCGCCGTCCCCGTCGGCGCCATCCCGGACGTCCTGGCCGCCGCCCGGCCGCACCTGCGGCCGGGCGTGCTGCTGACCGACACCGGCAGCGTCAAGGCGCCGGTGATGCGCGCGGCGCAGCGCCTGGTGCCGCCCGACGTCCCCTTCGTCGGCGGGCACCCCATGGCGGGGACGGAGCGGTGGGGCCCCGCCGCCACCGACGCCGACCTCTTCCGCGGCCACACCTGGGTGCTGACGCCGGCGCCCCCCTGGGGTCCGGCGGCCGCCGCGGCGTGGGTGCCGCTGCTGGAGGCGGCGGGGGCCCGGGTGCTCTGCATGGATCCCCGCGAGCACGACCGGCACGTGGCCCTGACCAGCCACCTGCCGCTGGTGGTGGCCGCCGCCCTGGCCGCCACGGCCCGCCGCGGCGCCGGCGACCTCCCCCACCTCCGCCGGCTGGTGGCCGGCGGCTTCCGGGACACCACCCGGGTCGCCGCCGGCAACCCGGAGGTGGGGCGCGACATGCTCCGCGCCAACTGGGATCAGGTGGCGCCGTGGCTGGCCGCCCTGCGGGACGAGCTGGACCGCCTGGCCGATGCCGCCGCCCGCGGGGACGACGCGGCCCTCTACCGCTACCTGGACGACGCCCGCCGCTTCCGGGCGGCGGTGCTCGCCGATCCATCCCGGACCGGTTCCAGCGGTCGGTGA
- the aroF gene encoding 3-deoxy-7-phosphoheptulonate synthase: MIVIMHPHATPDDIDRVQERLRQAGLRPYVARGDERVVIHGHGDPRSLDGQQVQTLRGVERVVTVSRPYKLASREFRPEPTVVSAGGVPFGGTAVPIIAGPCSVESAPGLREIAGFLRRAGGAALRGGAFKPRTSPYSFQGLGEEGLRLLAQARQETGLPVVTEVMAPDQVDLVAAYADVLQIGARNMQNFPLLKAVGRTRKPVLLKRGFMATVEEWLLAAEYILAEGNPNVILCERGIRTFETSTRNTLDLNAVAVAKALTHLPVIVDPSHGTGHRRYVIPLARAAIAAGADGLIVEVHPRPEQAVSDGAQSLDFAEFEQLVREVEAVARAVGRRLYRPAEERGHRGPDGAGEEPAPGRPDPRATAAAGVRTGADGRRVAAGGGR; encoded by the coding sequence GTGATCGTGATCATGCATCCCCACGCCACACCGGACGACATCGACCGCGTGCAGGAGCGCCTCCGCCAGGCCGGGCTGCGCCCCTACGTGGCGCGGGGCGACGAGCGGGTGGTGATCCACGGCCACGGCGACCCCCGGTCCCTGGATGGCCAGCAGGTGCAGACGCTGCGCGGCGTGGAACGGGTGGTCACCGTCAGCCGGCCGTACAAGCTGGCCAGCCGCGAGTTCCGCCCCGAGCCTACGGTGGTCTCCGCCGGCGGCGTGCCCTTCGGCGGCACCGCGGTGCCGATCATCGCTGGCCCGTGCTCCGTGGAGTCCGCGCCGGGGCTGCGGGAGATCGCCGGGTTCCTCCGGCGGGCGGGGGGCGCGGCCCTGCGGGGCGGTGCCTTCAAGCCCCGGACGTCCCCCTACAGCTTCCAGGGGCTCGGCGAAGAGGGGCTGCGGCTGCTGGCCCAGGCGCGCCAGGAGACCGGGCTGCCGGTGGTCACCGAGGTGATGGCGCCGGACCAGGTGGACCTGGTCGCCGCCTACGCCGACGTGCTGCAGATCGGCGCCCGCAACATGCAGAACTTCCCGCTACTCAAGGCCGTGGGGCGGACGCGCAAGCCGGTCCTGCTGAAGCGGGGGTTCATGGCCACGGTGGAGGAGTGGCTCCTGGCAGCGGAGTACATCCTGGCCGAGGGCAACCCCAACGTGATCCTGTGCGAGCGGGGCATCCGGACGTTCGAGACGTCGACGCGCAACACCCTCGACCTCAACGCCGTGGCCGTCGCCAAGGCGCTGACCCACCTGCCGGTGATCGTCGACCCGAGCCACGGCACCGGCCATCGGCGATACGTGATCCCCCTGGCCCGCGCCGCCATCGCCGCCGGGGCCGACGGCTTGATCGTCGAGGTCCACCCGCGACCGGAGCAGGCCGTGTCCGACGGCGCTCAGAGCCTCGACTTCGCCGAGTTCGAGCAGCTGGTGCGCGAGGTGGAGGCCGTCGCCCGGGCCGTCGGCCGCCGCCTGTACCGTCCGGCGGAGGAACGCGGCCACCGCGGCCCGGACGGCGCCGGGGAGGAACCCGCACCCGGCCGGCCGGACCCTCGTGCGACGGCCGCCGCCGGGGTGCGCACCGGCGCCGATGGACGGCGGGTCGCGGCCGGCGGAGGTCGCTGA
- the aroH gene encoding chorismate mutase, whose product MRGIRGAVVAEDNSPEAIRRATRELLQAMVELNEASVDDIVAVFFTVTSDLDRAFPASAVRELGWTHVPLLDAMAPPVADDLPRCIRALVLVNTDRSPAEIRHVYLGAARCLRPDLAGREPAGTAAGMAVAQALAGGSRG is encoded by the coding sequence GTGCGCGGGATCCGGGGTGCCGTCGTCGCCGAGGACAACAGTCCGGAGGCGATCCGCCGGGCGACCCGGGAGCTGTTGCAGGCCATGGTTGAACTGAATGAAGCGTCAGTCGATGATATTGTTGCCGTGTTCTTCACGGTGACCAGCGACCTGGATCGGGCCTTCCCGGCGTCGGCCGTGCGCGAGCTGGGCTGGACCCACGTCCCGCTGCTGGATGCCATGGCGCCGCCGGTGGCGGATGACCTGCCTCGGTGCATCCGCGCCCTGGTGCTGGTCAACACCGACCGGTCGCCGGCGGAGATCCGGCACGTGTACCTGGGAGCGGCCCGCTGCCTGCGTCCCGACCTGGCGGGCCGGGAGCCCGCGGGCACCGCGGCGGGCATGGCCGTCGCCCAGGCGCTGGCGGGAGGGAGCCGAGGGTGA
- a CDS encoding HutP family protein, translating to MTHDTEAPNLAVARAALRLATSASRGDEARIKEDLLRKGIRGVAVDFGGPYTESIGSMVQRAIVAARREGVIAPIHPHEGAVAGAAREALAQLAGRALGFNVGGKVAIARFGEHLACAVFVGVGLVHLDDVAVGLAHRAVPDVDGAGGDSAPARG from the coding sequence GTGACCCACGATACGGAGGCACCCAACCTGGCGGTGGCCCGGGCTGCCCTGCGCCTGGCGACCTCGGCCAGCCGGGGGGACGAGGCCCGGATCAAGGAGGACCTCTTGCGCAAGGGGATCCGCGGCGTGGCCGTGGACTTCGGCGGTCCCTACACCGAGTCCATCGGCAGCATGGTGCAGCGGGCCATCGTGGCCGCACGACGGGAAGGGGTGATCGCCCCCATCCACCCCCACGAAGGGGCGGTAGCGGGAGCGGCCCGGGAGGCCCTGGCCCAGCTGGCCGGGCGGGCGCTGGGCTTCAACGTGGGGGGCAAGGTGGCCATCGCCCGGTTCGGAGAGCATCTCGCCTGCGCCGTCTTCGTCGGCGTCGGCCTGGTCCACCTGGACGACGTGGCCGTCGGGCTCGCCCACCGGGCGGTGCCCGACGTGGACGGGGCGGGCGGCGACTCCGCGCCGGCCCGCGGCTGA